In one window of Flavobacterium ginsengisoli DNA:
- a CDS encoding alpha/beta fold hydrolase yields the protein MKTLLYKNTKISYSDSGTGNTIVFLHGFLENKKMWKDYIDFFSEKYRVITIDLLGHGESEPLGYVHEMEDNANAINEVLENLKIEKATIVGHSMGGYVGLAFAELYPKKIQKLVLLNSTSREDSAEKKLNRTRAIKAVKQNYISFVSLAIANLFSENNRTRLAEQIEKVKEQALKTPLQGIVASLEGMKIRKDREWLLKEKRFPVLLILGKKDPVLNYNETISQIEDTTAELVSFEDGHMSQIENKEELKTVLQHFFE from the coding sequence TTGAAAACTCTTTTATATAAAAACACTAAAATATCATACTCAGATTCTGGAACTGGAAACACAATAGTTTTTCTTCACGGCTTTCTGGAAAACAAAAAAATGTGGAAAGATTATATTGATTTTTTCTCAGAAAAATATCGTGTCATTACAATCGATTTATTAGGTCATGGTGAATCTGAGCCATTAGGTTACGTTCACGAAATGGAAGATAATGCCAATGCAATAAATGAAGTTTTGGAAAATCTGAAAATTGAAAAAGCTACAATTGTTGGACATTCGATGGGTGGTTATGTTGGTTTGGCTTTCGCCGAATTATATCCAAAGAAAATTCAAAAATTAGTTTTGCTAAATTCAACTTCTAGAGAAGATAGCGCCGAAAAAAAATTAAACCGAACAAGAGCCATAAAAGCCGTAAAACAAAATTATATAAGTTTTGTAAGTTTGGCAATTGCCAATTTATTTAGCGAAAATAACAGAACAAGATTAGCCGAACAAATTGAAAAAGTAAAAGAACAAGCGCTTAAAACTCCGTTACAGGGAATTGTCGCTTCTTTGGAAGGAATGAAAATAAGAAAAGACAGAGAATGGCTTTTAAAAGAAAAACGTTTCCCTGTTTTATTGATTCTTGGAAAAAAAGATCCTGTTTTAAATTACAACGAAACCATTTCTCAAATTGAAGACACAACTGCAGAATTAGTTTCTTTTGAAGATGGCCACATGAGCCAGATTGAAAACAAAGAAGAATTGAAAACAGTTTTACAACATTTCTTTGAATAA
- a CDS encoding TIGR00266 family protein — MQAHEIDYQIFGEEMQYVEIELDPQEIVIAEAGSFMMMENNIQMETIFGDGSQQQGSGLFGKLLNAGKRVLTGESLFMTAFLNQGNTKSKVSFASPYPGKILPIDLTEFQGKFICQKSSFLCAAKGVSVGIEFSQKLGRGLFGGEGFIMQKIEGDGMAFVHSGGTMAKKVLGHGEVLKVDTGCIIGFTKDVDYDIEFIGGIKNSIFGGEGLFYATLKGPGTVYIQSLPFSRLADRIIASAPRSGGNSREEGSLLGGLGNLLDGDNRF; from the coding sequence ATGCAAGCACACGAAATAGATTATCAGATTTTTGGAGAAGAAATGCAGTATGTTGAAATAGAACTAGACCCACAGGAAATTGTAATTGCCGAAGCTGGAAGTTTTATGATGATGGAAAACAACATTCAAATGGAAACTATATTTGGAGACGGTTCTCAGCAACAAGGATCAGGTTTGTTTGGAAAACTTTTAAATGCAGGCAAAAGAGTACTTACAGGCGAAAGCTTATTTATGACAGCATTTTTAAACCAAGGCAACACCAAAAGCAAAGTTTCTTTTGCATCACCATATCCTGGAAAAATTCTTCCAATTGATTTAACAGAATTTCAAGGCAAATTCATCTGTCAAAAGAGTTCGTTTTTATGCGCTGCCAAAGGCGTTTCTGTTGGGATAGAATTCTCGCAGAAATTAGGACGCGGTTTATTTGGCGGTGAAGGTTTTATCATGCAGAAAATCGAAGGAGACGGAATGGCATTTGTACATTCTGGCGGAACAATGGCTAAAAAAGTTTTGGGTCATGGCGAAGTTCTAAAAGTAGATACAGGTTGTATTATTGGTTTTACCAAAGATGTAGATTATGATATTGAATTTATTGGTGGCATCAAGAATTCTATTTTCGGGGGCGAGGGATTATTTTATGCCACTTTAAAAGGTCCTGGAACTGTTTACATACAATCACTTCCATTCTCAAGATTGGCTGATCGTATTATTGCCTCGGCACCAAGATCAGGCGGAAACAGCCGAGAGGAAGGCAGTCTTCTTGGCGGATTAGGAAATCTTTTGGATGGGGATAATAGATTTTAA
- a CDS encoding ferritin → MKDLLRTSTSLVEGIENILNLQAKIESDASNKYLAMAAWLDRNGYANTASYLYKQAEEEREHFLKVFKYITDMGGIAVTPSVPEVQQEFASFREVFEIALQNEIAVTQAINKVIAKCRAENDYATEDFMMWYVAEQREEEKNARRALELFELINGNEADGKFQLDLQISKIG, encoded by the coding sequence ATGAAAGATTTACTAAGAACAAGTACTTCATTAGTTGAAGGAATCGAAAATATATTGAACTTACAGGCAAAAATAGAAAGCGACGCTTCTAATAAATATTTAGCTATGGCTGCATGGTTAGATAGAAACGGTTATGCAAATACAGCATCTTACTTATACAAGCAAGCCGAAGAAGAAAGAGAGCATTTTCTAAAAGTTTTCAAATATATTACAGACATGGGAGGGATTGCAGTTACGCCATCTGTTCCAGAAGTACAGCAAGAATTTGCTTCTTTTAGAGAAGTATTCGAAATTGCTTTACAAAACGAAATTGCAGTTACTCAAGCAATCAATAAAGTAATTGCAAAATGTAGAGCTGAAAATGACTACGCTACAGAAGATTTTATGATGTGGTATGTAGCTGAGCAAAGAGAAGAAGAGAAAAATGCAAGAAGAGCATTAGAACTTTTCGAACTAATTAACGGAAACGAAGCTGATGGCAAATTTCAATTAGACCTTCAGATTTCAAAAATCGGATAA
- a CDS encoding aminopeptidase P family protein: protein MKYHQINSGLFVKNRKKFMAEMKPNSVAVFNSNDIYPVSADSTLPFAQHRDIFYLSGVDQEESVLLLFPDAPYEHQREMLFLRETNDHIAVWEGEKLTKERAFQVSGIRTVYWLQDFHKILNEMMTYADTMYINTNEHYRATVETETREARFVKWWKERYPAHNVAKSNPILQRLRSVKESEEIDLIQHACDITEKGFRRLLGFVKPNVTEYEIEAELAHEFIRNRSKGFAYTPIIASGNNANVLHYIENNQQCKEGDLILLDVVAEYANYSSDMTRTIPVSGRFTDRQKAVYNAVLKVKNEATKMLTPGTLWKQYHVEVGKIMTSELLGLGLIDKADVQNENPEWPAYKKYFMHGTSHHLGLDTHDYGLLHEPMKANMVFTVEPGIYIPAEKFGIRLEDNVVVQEKGEPFNLMRNIPLEADEIETLMNE from the coding sequence ATGAAATATCATCAAATAAACAGTGGTCTTTTTGTAAAAAACCGCAAAAAGTTCATGGCAGAAATGAAACCTAATTCTGTTGCCGTGTTCAATTCAAATGACATTTACCCAGTTAGTGCCGATAGTACTTTACCTTTTGCTCAACACAGAGATATTTTTTATCTAAGTGGTGTTGACCAAGAAGAAAGTGTATTGCTTTTGTTTCCAGATGCGCCTTATGAGCACCAAAGAGAAATGCTTTTCTTGAGAGAAACCAACGATCATATCGCAGTTTGGGAAGGCGAAAAATTGACTAAAGAACGTGCTTTTCAGGTTTCTGGAATTAGAACGGTTTATTGGTTACAGGATTTTCATAAAATTTTGAACGAAATGATGACGTATGCCGATACGATGTACATCAATACCAACGAACATTACCGTGCGACTGTTGAAACAGAAACTCGTGAAGCTCGTTTTGTAAAATGGTGGAAAGAGCGTTATCCAGCACACAATGTCGCGAAAAGCAACCCGATTTTACAAAGACTTCGTTCTGTAAAAGAAAGCGAAGAAATCGATTTGATTCAGCACGCTTGTGATATTACAGAAAAAGGTTTCCGCAGATTATTAGGATTCGTGAAACCAAATGTTACAGAATACGAAATCGAAGCTGAATTGGCTCACGAATTCATCAGAAACCGTTCTAAGGGTTTTGCTTACACACCAATTATCGCTTCTGGAAACAACGCGAATGTTTTGCATTATATCGAAAACAATCAGCAATGTAAAGAAGGAGATTTAATTTTGCTTGATGTTGTCGCAGAATACGCAAACTATTCTAGCGATATGACAAGAACAATTCCTGTTTCTGGACGTTTTACAGATCGCCAGAAAGCAGTTTACAATGCGGTTTTAAAAGTAAAAAATGAAGCTACTAAAATGCTTACTCCAGGAACGCTTTGGAAACAATATCATGTTGAAGTAGGTAAAATCATGACTTCTGAATTGCTTGGTTTAGGATTAATTGACAAAGCCGATGTTCAGAACGAAAATCCAGAATGGCCTGCTTACAAAAAATACTTCATGCATGGAACGTCTCACCACTTAGGACTTGACACGCATGATTACGGATTGCTTCATGAACCAATGAAAGCGAATATGGTTTTCACGGTTGAACCAGGAATTTACATTCCGGCAGAAAAATTCGGAATTCGTTTAGAAGATAACGTTGTGGTTCAGGAAAAAGGAGAACCTTTTAACTTGATGCGCAACATTCCGCTTGAAGCTGACGAGATTGAAACTTTGATGAATGAATAG
- a CDS encoding DUF5018 domain-containing protein has product MKTKINLFSILFFISLLMVSCASEESLSNENTIQSFTITKGSVTKEFSIEENSIKGIVESTFELEDINLNVLIPRGATIIPDPVTIKSINGPLFFVVTAENGEMKNYNVDIKREPSTDNFILEVNVKTPNLSLSADIDNEEGLVTKRIPESNDLKNLNVEIKFSKYATITPDPKTIKDYSEPVNFTVTSESGIEKVYQVKLEHMNSYIFRSCSEANAWKWFGGDSRVNAPDILAYDRNVGTGQIVIVDKNLVPSTFSIHLREGFTYYDEKLRYDKPVTLKLIIKDANFNILAVTTTEVSEYFSGGFIPFDLQKLNLYLEANKKYSFYWYLIDGEKLGIYAGSSANNKTGDGFCYSSGYSGESRISKKNSLEDSNVWFDHDWHFNIELEGKE; this is encoded by the coding sequence ATGAAAACTAAAATTAACCTATTTTCAATCCTCTTTTTTATCTCTCTTTTAATGGTATCCTGTGCTTCGGAGGAAAGTTTAAGTAACGAAAATACAATTCAATCTTTTACTATAACAAAAGGAAGTGTTACCAAAGAATTTTCAATTGAAGAAAACTCAATAAAAGGTATTGTAGAAAGTACATTTGAATTAGAAGATATAAACTTAAATGTTTTGATTCCTAGAGGTGCAACAATAATCCCAGATCCAGTAACGATTAAATCTATTAATGGGCCTCTGTTTTTTGTAGTTACGGCAGAAAATGGAGAAATGAAAAATTATAATGTAGATATAAAAAGAGAACCAAGTACTGATAATTTTATTTTGGAAGTAAATGTGAAAACTCCAAATTTGTCATTAAGTGCTGATATTGATAATGAAGAAGGACTGGTAACAAAAAGAATTCCTGAAAGTAACGACCTTAAAAATTTAAATGTCGAAATTAAATTTTCAAAATATGCCACTATAACCCCTGATCCTAAAACGATAAAAGACTATTCTGAGCCTGTAAATTTCACTGTTACATCAGAATCTGGAATAGAAAAAGTTTATCAAGTAAAATTAGAGCATATGAATAGTTACATATTTAGATCATGTTCAGAAGCAAACGCTTGGAAATGGTTTGGCGGTGACAGTAGGGTTAACGCTCCAGATATATTAGCTTATGATAGAAATGTAGGTACAGGACAAATAGTTATAGTCGATAAAAATTTGGTTCCTTCTACTTTTAGTATACATCTTCGTGAAGGATTTACTTACTATGACGAAAAACTAAGATATGATAAACCAGTAACCCTTAAATTAATTATTAAAGATGCAAATTTTAATATTTTAGCAGTTACAACTACTGAGGTTTCGGAATACTTTAGCGGAGGTTTTATTCCGTTTGATCTGCAAAAACTAAATCTTTATTTAGAGGCCAATAAAAAATATAGCTTTTATTGGTATCTAATTGATGGAGAAAAATTGGGTATTTATGCAGGTAGCTCAGCTAACAATAAAACTGGAGATGGATTCTGTTATAGTAGTGGTTATTCTGGAGAGTCCAGAATTAGTAAAAAAAATAGCCTCGAAGATTCAAATGTTTGGTTTGACCATGATTGGCATTTTAATATAGAATTAGAAGGAAAAGAATAA
- a CDS encoding helix-turn-helix domain-containing protein: protein MSTAIKPKHIGRNISRIRELRDMKQEALAIALGVSQQSISNLEGSENVDDEKLNRIAEALGVPAEVIKNFSEEAVFNIIGNTAENSSSVVSFGCTFNPLDKLLETFEENKKLYQQLIQAEKEKVALLEKLLDKK from the coding sequence ATGAGCACAGCAATAAAACCAAAACATATCGGCAGAAACATTAGCCGAATTAGAGAACTGAGAGATATGAAGCAGGAAGCGCTTGCTATTGCACTTGGTGTTAGTCAGCAATCTATTTCTAATCTTGAAGGAAGTGAAAACGTTGATGATGAAAAATTAAACAGAATTGCAGAAGCTTTGGGAGTACCAGCCGAAGTAATTAAGAATTTCTCCGAAGAAGCTGTTTTTAATATTATCGGAAACACCGCAGAAAATAGTTCTTCAGTTGTTAGTTTCGGATGTACTTTTAATCCGTTGGACAAACTTCTTGAAACTTTTGAAGAGAATAAAAAACTTTACCAGCAGTTAATTCAAGCTGAAAAAGAGAAAGTGGCTCTTTTGGAAAAGTTGCTTGATAAGAAATAA
- a CDS encoding polymer-forming cytoskeletal protein codes for MLKKSTSININKMQNSNFKLTTIAEIKTKYPFLIEDQNFDLYEDWSDEDFFLVSEEDVDFEGNFYLDLYEDKEKKWLANLLNLPTKEMEEIRIDGIFINGNLSVSGSIINSEGDYGPYIFISGSVNCQSLLLGGANVEINGNVTAKEVVMTYYNHGNFNCSGLIDSPVFIVTDHNTGFADRKNSLFYYNDRANDIDLKNEREYDEETGDEIISNKLRKLLDNPLIETFEELEEFLKRGELVLKQNNPPVKTYDYWKQFAISNYRGLKLVPLQYRTKELCDEAVNASHYAIQFVPLEFITVELCEKLVIKNGFAINQIPDEFSTKELCFLATKSGTVITLIPEEYYSEELILMVFKNGRNEPDINDVPPQFITQNFLVEYVKIGKGLWLDKACKQNGIDKLQVLKQVIDSGIEYLDNIFANHFSKETVEYAFSVYKNQEEWSQYIQKYKQKFERLGLNEYL; via the coding sequence GTGCTCAAAAAATCAACTTCGATTAATATCAATAAAATGCAGAATTCTAATTTTAAATTAACAACAATAGCCGAAATCAAAACCAAATATCCTTTTTTAATTGAAGATCAAAACTTCGATTTATATGAGGACTGGAGCGATGAAGATTTTTTTCTGGTTTCAGAAGAAGATGTCGATTTTGAAGGAAATTTTTATTTAGATCTTTATGAAGATAAAGAGAAAAAATGGCTAGCCAATTTATTAAATCTTCCAACTAAAGAAATGGAAGAAATAAGAATTGACGGTATTTTTATAAATGGAAATTTATCTGTTAGCGGTTCAATTATCAATTCCGAAGGCGATTATGGCCCGTATATTTTCATTAGCGGAAGCGTAAATTGTCAAAGTCTTTTGCTTGGCGGTGCTAATGTTGAAATAAACGGAAATGTTACAGCAAAAGAAGTGGTGATGACATATTATAATCACGGAAATTTTAATTGTTCGGGTTTAATCGATTCTCCTGTTTTTATCGTTACAGATCATAATACAGGATTTGCTGATAGAAAAAATAGTTTGTTCTATTATAATGATAGAGCCAATGATATTGATTTAAAAAATGAACGAGAATATGACGAAGAAACGGGCGATGAAATTATCTCAAATAAACTTCGAAAATTACTAGATAATCCGTTAATTGAAACTTTTGAAGAACTTGAAGAGTTTTTAAAACGTGGAGAATTGGTTTTAAAACAAAATAATCCTCCTGTTAAGACTTATGATTATTGGAAACAATTTGCAATATCAAATTACAGAGGCTTAAAATTGGTTCCACTTCAATATAGAACCAAAGAATTATGTGATGAAGCAGTAAATGCATCTCATTATGCAATTCAGTTTGTGCCTTTGGAGTTTATTACGGTAGAATTGTGTGAAAAGCTAGTCATAAAAAACGGTTTTGCGATAAATCAAATTCCGGATGAGTTTAGTACAAAAGAATTATGCTTTTTAGCGACTAAAAGCGGAACAGTAATAACATTAATTCCAGAAGAATATTATTCGGAAGAATTAATACTAATGGTTTTTAAAAACGGTAGAAATGAACCAGATATTAACGATGTTCCTCCTCAATTTATAACACAAAATTTTCTTGTAGAATATGTAAAAATTGGAAAAGGACTTTGGCTGGATAAAGCTTGCAAACAAAATGGAATTGATAAATTGCAGGTTTTAAAACAAGTAATCGATTCGGGAATTGAATATTTGGACAATATTTTTGCAAATCATTTCAGTAAAGAAACCGTTGAATATGCTTTTTCTGTTTATAAAAATCAAGAAGAGTGGAGTCAATATATTCAAAAATACAAACAGAAATTTGAACGACTTGGGTTGAATGAATATTTATAA
- a CDS encoding nuclear transport factor 2 family protein — MTNKEQIIQNYIEGYNQFDIDKMIADFDESIVFENIQNGEINMTLNGIKEFTAQAENAKEYFSARKQTITSLIQDEITAIVDIDYHAVLAIDFPNGLKAGQELNMKGRSVFQFSDDKIVKLTDMS, encoded by the coding sequence ATGACCAACAAAGAACAAATAATCCAAAATTATATCGAAGGATATAATCAATTTGATATTGATAAAATGATTGCCGATTTTGACGAATCGATTGTTTTTGAAAACATTCAGAATGGAGAAATCAACATGACTTTGAACGGAATAAAAGAATTTACTGCTCAAGCCGAAAACGCCAAAGAATATTTCTCAGCGAGAAAACAAACTATTACTTCACTCATACAAGATGAAATTACAGCAATTGTCGATATCGATTATCATGCAGTTCTAGCAATAGATTTTCCAAATGGGTTAAAAGCAGGGCAGGAATTGAATATGAAAGGAAGGTCAGTTTTTCAGTTTTCTGATGATAAGATTGTCAAATTGACCGATATGAGTTAA
- a CDS encoding GNAT family N-acetyltransferase: protein MSLKINIRKVEKQDLDFIYKAICELENEILDFEVFERIFDENISNPRNVYLIAENENEGVGFISFHTQNLLHHCGLVGEIQEFFIHQKYRSQGVGRLLINEILDFAEKNNLKSIEVTTNKKRVENVVIYENLGFTLSHNKFTIYK from the coding sequence ATGAGTCTAAAAATAAACATCAGAAAAGTAGAAAAACAAGACTTGGATTTTATCTACAAAGCAATCTGCGAACTCGAAAATGAAATTTTAGATTTTGAAGTTTTCGAAAGAATATTCGATGAAAACATTTCAAATCCTAGAAATGTCTATCTGATTGCCGAAAACGAAAATGAAGGTGTCGGATTTATTAGTTTTCACACGCAAAACCTTTTGCATCATTGTGGTTTAGTTGGTGAAATTCAGGAGTTTTTCATTCATCAAAAATATCGTAGTCAAGGCGTTGGAAGATTATTAATAAATGAGATTTTAGATTTTGCTGAGAAAAATAATTTGAAAAGTATTGAAGTGACGACAAATAAAAAGCGAGTAGAAAATGTCGTAATTTATGAGAATCTTGGTTTTACTTTGAGTCATAATAAGTTTACGATTTATAAATAG